ATCCGCCACCTCCTTATTGTCTTTTTTCCGGTCCTAGTCGGACTCCTCCTACTTGTGGGAAGGTTCACATACCTCCATCCCTATCCCATTCGGTATTCATTTCCCCTCTGGTTTTTTGCTCTCTTTGGAATCAGTTTGGTTCTTGGTTCTTATACCAAAGGGATTTCCCCCTGGGTTCTCTTACTGGCCCTGGGAGGAGTGATGGCCCTCCTTTTCCACCTCCCGTCTCCGAGAGCAGAAGTTCAATCCAGGTTATCCTCCGTCACAGACAAAGAAGTGACCTACGATTTGGAAAAACCCATCCGGTTTTGGAGCGAAGGAAAACAAAAACCCAGCCCCATAGGGAAAGATGGGAAACCCTACCGTTGGATCACAGGTGCATTCCATACGCACTTGACAGAGTGAAGCGAACCTATGATCTGGAAGGAGATGGAAGATTACGTACGCATATTTGATACCACTTTAAGGGACGGGGAACAATGCCCCGGGGCTGCGATGAGTGAAGATGAAAAGGTGGAAATTGCCCAACACCTTGCCCGAATGAAAGTTGATATCATCGAAGCTGGATTTCCAGTTTCTTCTCCTGTACAATTCAAAGCTGTAGAAAGAATCGCTCGGGAAATCGAAGGACCAATCATCTGTGGGCTCGCTAGAGCCCTTCGTCCTGACCTGGAAGCCGCACGAGACGCCCTAAAACCTGCTAAATTAAAAAGAATTCATACCTTCATAGCTTCCTCTCCCATCCACATGAAACACAAGTTGGGTAAGTCTCCCGCGGAAGTTTTGGAGATGGCAAGAACTGCCGTCAAGATGGCTCGGGACTTTGTCACCGATGTTGAATTTTCACCAGAGGATGCCACTCGCTCGGAATGGGAATTCTTACGCGAGTTAGTCGAAGCAGTCATCGAAGAAGGCGCAACCACCATCAACATTCCAGACACTGTGGGTTATACCACCCCACAAGAATATATGGATCTATTTCGTTTCTTAAAAAAAGAAGTGAAGGGTGCAGACAAAGTAATATTTTCTGCCCATTGCCATAACGATCTCGGTCTTGCTGTTGCCAATTCCCTTGCAACGGTTCTTGCGGGAGGTCGTCAAATTGAATGTACGATCAACGGGATCGGCGAACGTGCCGGTAACACTGCCATGGAAGAAGTGGTGATGGCTTTAAAAACAAGAAAGGATGCCTTTGGCGTGGAAACAAGAATTGATTCCACTCTCATCACTCGCGGTTCTCATTTGGTCAAAACCACAACGGGTATGGTAGTTCAACCGAACAAAGCCATTGTGGGTGCGAATGCCTTTGCTCACGAGTCTGGAATCCACCAAGACGGTGTGATCAAAAATAGACAAACTTATGAAATTATGACGCCTGAATCTGTGGGACTCAAATCCAATCGTATGGTTCTTGGTCGTCACTCTGGCCGAGCGGGATTCAAAGACCGAATCATCCGTATGGGTTTTGATCCCAAACCGGAAGAAATTGATAACGCCTACAACCGTTTCCTTGAGATTGCTGATAAAAAGAAGGAAGTCTTTGATGAAGACATTGCGGCCCTTTTTCAAGGAGAAATCAGTCGTTCCCAAGTAGATGAAACCTACCGACTTGTTTCCTTTGAACAAAATACGGGAACGAGCAAAACTCCTGATTCTAAAATTTCATTACTTATCAAAGGAGAGACTAAACAAGGAGAAGCACATGGGGATGGGCCTGTGGATAGTATCTTTAAAGCCATAAACCAAGTGACTGGACTTTCACCACTCTTATCTCGGCTAGTGATTTCTCCCGTGACGGAAGGAACCGATGCCATGGCAGAAGCTTCTGTGACTTTGGAAGATGGGGAAAGACGAGTGGTTGGAAAAGGTGATTCCACAGATATCATAGAAGCCTGTGCGAAAGCCTATATCAATGCCCTGAATCGGTTATAATCCAATGACAAGTCCAAACGAAACATTTTCTATGGAAACATTGGTGCGTAAAGAGTTACTAACTTTCAAACCATACACTCCTGGCGAACAACCAGGTCTTAGCACATCTACCATCAAACTCAATACCAACGAGAACCCCTACCCACCTTCTCCCAAAACCAAAGATGCGGTAGAGAAAGTCATGCTAACGGGTGTTTTACGAAAGTATCCCAACTACCACGCAAGGAAACTTCAAGAGCTCATCGCCCATGATTATGATTTGGATCCCAACCAAATTTTAGTCACCAATGGTTCGGATGAAGCCTTACGGATGTTATTCCATACATTGATTGGACCTGGGGATGTGGTTGTGGCGCCAGACCCTACTTATTCTTACTATCCAGTCCTGACAGAACAAATGATGGTAGGAGCTACTTACAAAGCGGTTCCCCTCCTACCTAATTTACATTTTGATTTTGAATCTTTATTAAAAGAAAAAGGTAAGTTACTCTGTTTTGCCCACCCAAATGCACCAACCGGTGTGGAAGAAGAAAAATCAAAACTTTTAAACTTAGTCGAAAATTTTCCAGGACTTGTACTTTCTGACGAAGCCTATATTGATTTTACTGAGCCTAACGCTAGTTTAATTTCTGAGATTAAAAACCATCCAAATCTAGTGGTTTCCCGCACCTTTTCCAAATCCTATGCGCTTGCAGGACTTCGGGTGGGTTATCTAGTCGGATCCCTCGATGTCATCAATTGGATTCGCAAACTGAAAGATTCTTACAATGTGGGAATTTTAGAACAAGTAGTTGCCGAAGCTTCGTATGCAGACAAAGAATACTTTTTAGAAAAACGTTCCCTTGTGATCCAGGAAAGAATAAAGTTAAAAAAAGAATTGGAGTCCCTAGGATTTTCCATTCCAAACTCTTCTACCAATTTTCTATTTTGTAAACCAAAAGTGGGAATCTCTCCGGAAAGTCTTTATTTACAATTAAAAGAAAAGAACATTCTCATTCGCTATTTCTCTACGGGAATATCCAAAGATTTCATTCGGATCACCATTGGAACTCCAGAAGAAAACAAACAATTGCTAGAAACACTTCGTACCCTTTTATAAAAAAATGCAACTGAGCTGAGCCTTATATAAAAGAAAACCCGACTTGCCAGAATTGACAAACCGGGTTTGGGATAAAATTCCATTAGGGATTACCAAACACCTAACAAAGAATTACTTATTTTTGGATTTCGATTTTTGTTTTTTTCGGCTCCATTTTGGGAATGGTTAGTTCCAAAATCCCATTCTTCATTTTTGCCGTTGCTTTGTCAGAATGAATCGCCTTCCCAATGGTAAATTTACGGAAATAGTTTCCTTCTCTGTATTCTGCAAGTCGCACTTGGCCTCGAGATTCCGCTTGTGGAACAAACTTTCCTTCTATCATGAGTTGGTCTTTTTCAATCGATATCTCCACAGAAGATTGGTCAACCCCAGGCATTTCCACACGAAATAGAAGTTCCGCTTCGGTTTCGAAGACATCCACATTTGGTGAGTAAACTTTTGCAGATGCCTTTACGTCTTTTTCTTCTGCTTTTTGTGTAACTTCTTCTTTGTTTTCCTTTGTGAGTGTATTCATAATTCTCTCCTTAACCAGCAATGATGGATACTTTTTTAGGTTTGTCTTCTTCTCTGCGAGGAAGGTGGATGTTTAAAACGCCGTTTGTGAATTTTGCAAGGACATGATCCTGATCGACGCGAAATGGTAGTTCCAAAGTTCGATGAAACTCTCCATTAAAGATTTCACGACGATGCACTTCTGTACCTTCCGCCAGTTCTTCCGGTTTTTTCTTTCCATGAATGGAAAGAAGATTATCTTTTACATTGATATCGATTTGGTCAGCTTCGATTCCAGGGAGCAGACAAGTGACCAGGGCTTCATCTTCCTTTGTATAAACATTCACAGGAGGGAAATTCGAGGCAGAACCGAATTGGCTGTCCAAAATGGATCGGGTCAACTCATCATTCAACCGGTCAAAGTCTCTCCAGAACTGATTTGCTTTCGTTTGTGGGTCTAGAATTCGGAACAACATGCTCATTCTCCTTATTAGCACTCATATTTCTTGATTGCTATTTTTATTAGCACTCTATACATTTGACTGCCAATCGTCAAGAATGTTTTCTATTTTATATGATTTTATAAAAAAAATTTTGTCCCTTACACGAGGCCCCTCTAGCCTGGAATCCAATGCCTATCCAAGACAATTTAAAACAATTGGGTTTAGAAATCCCCCCTGTTCCGGCAGCTCTTGCTGCTTATATCCCTTCCAAACGAGTTGGAAACCTAATTTTTACCTCCGGACAATTACCTCTCGTTGCTGGAAAATTGCGGAAAACAGGAAAGGTAGGAAAGGATGTCACCCTCGCCGAAGCACAAGAAGAGGCCAAACAGTGCCTATTGAATGCCCTTGCCGCTATCTTACTTCATATTGAATCTTTAGACCAAATCACATCCATTGTGAAGTTAGGTGTCTTTGTTTCCTCTAGTCCTGAATTTACCGAACACCATTTGGTGGCCAATGGTGCCTCTGAACTTGTAGCCGCAATCTTTGGAGAGAAAGGAAAACATGCAAGGTTTGCGATTGGAGTGAGCTCCCTCCCACTGGATGCCTGTGTGGAATTGGAAGTGGTGACCGAGGTCGAATGACAAATTCTTTTTTGATTAAATGTATGGCTGTTTTTCAGTTCACCAAAGAATCATTTCTTTTTGTTCCTGAACTAATCCTTGCTTGGTGGTTTTTAACAAAAAGAATTTTCCTTTCTCTCTATCGTTATTGGGAAACGAAACTTTTTTTTGATAAAGTATTCTTTATATTTTTATTCTTACAACTTCTCTTCTCTATCCTTCCTTGGTTTTCTTATGAGATTCGTTTTTTTGAAATTAAAGAATCCATTTCGCTTGGACCCAAATTAAATTCGGTGTTCATTCTCCTGGGTCTTCTTAACTTTTTTTTCCTCGGATTTTGGAAATCCCAATGGACGAGGTTTTGGTTTTTCGCAAGCCAAATGGTATCTGTTGTTTTTG
The sequence above is drawn from the Leptospira sp. WS4.C2 genome and encodes:
- a CDS encoding Hsp20/alpha crystallin family protein → MNTLTKENKEEVTQKAEEKDVKASAKVYSPNVDVFETEAELLFRVEMPGVDQSSVEISIEKDQLMIEGKFVPQAESRGQVRLAEYREGNYFRKFTIGKAIHSDKATAKMKNGILELTIPKMEPKKTKIEIQK
- the hisC gene encoding histidinol-phosphate transaminase, yielding MTSPNETFSMETLVRKELLTFKPYTPGEQPGLSTSTIKLNTNENPYPPSPKTKDAVEKVMLTGVLRKYPNYHARKLQELIAHDYDLDPNQILVTNGSDEALRMLFHTLIGPGDVVVAPDPTYSYYPVLTEQMMVGATYKAVPLLPNLHFDFESLLKEKGKLLCFAHPNAPTGVEEEKSKLLNLVENFPGLVLSDEAYIDFTEPNASLISEIKNHPNLVVSRTFSKSYALAGLRVGYLVGSLDVINWIRKLKDSYNVGILEQVVAEASYADKEYFLEKRSLVIQERIKLKKELESLGFSIPNSSTNFLFCKPKVGISPESLYLQLKEKNILIRYFSTGISKDFIRITIGTPEENKQLLETLRTLL
- a CDS encoding RidA family protein is translated as MPIQDNLKQLGLEIPPVPAALAAYIPSKRVGNLIFTSGQLPLVAGKLRKTGKVGKDVTLAEAQEEAKQCLLNALAAILLHIESLDQITSIVKLGVFVSSSPEFTEHHLVANGASELVAAIFGEKGKHARFAIGVSSLPLDACVELEVVTEVE
- a CDS encoding 2-isopropylmalate synthase, whose protein sequence is MIWKEMEDYVRIFDTTLRDGEQCPGAAMSEDEKVEIAQHLARMKVDIIEAGFPVSSPVQFKAVERIAREIEGPIICGLARALRPDLEAARDALKPAKLKRIHTFIASSPIHMKHKLGKSPAEVLEMARTAVKMARDFVTDVEFSPEDATRSEWEFLRELVEAVIEEGATTINIPDTVGYTTPQEYMDLFRFLKKEVKGADKVIFSAHCHNDLGLAVANSLATVLAGGRQIECTINGIGERAGNTAMEEVVMALKTRKDAFGVETRIDSTLITRGSHLVKTTTGMVVQPNKAIVGANAFAHESGIHQDGVIKNRQTYEIMTPESVGLKSNRMVLGRHSGRAGFKDRIIRMGFDPKPEEIDNAYNRFLEIADKKKEVFDEDIAALFQGEISRSQVDETYRLVSFEQNTGTSKTPDSKISLLIKGETKQGEAHGDGPVDSIFKAINQVTGLSPLLSRLVISPVTEGTDAMAEASVTLEDGERRVVGKGDSTDIIEACAKAYINALNRL
- a CDS encoding Hsp20/alpha crystallin family protein, with translation MLFRILDPQTKANQFWRDFDRLNDELTRSILDSQFGSASNFPPVNVYTKEDEALVTCLLPGIEADQIDINVKDNLLSIHGKKKPEELAEGTEVHRREIFNGEFHRTLELPFRVDQDHVLAKFTNGVLNIHLPRREEDKPKKVSIIAG